The following nucleotide sequence is from Stigmatopora nigra isolate UIUO_SnigA chromosome 20, RoL_Snig_1.1, whole genome shotgun sequence.
aaaaacaaatattttaactcattgtatACCATTGGCAACCTGCCAACTGAGACTGAGGGAGAAAATGACATATGCTGCCCTCGTGTGGACATGGGCTGTAATTACATAAAAAGTTAACGTTTCTTATTGTAATGAAAATGCttctaaaagtataaaaaaaaggaataacaaGGTTACTGCCTCTTGAAAGTCCTCTTGGCATCCACACCCTCATAGTTCAAACTCTAAAAGGAAGTACAACAAATTATTAGggtcacaaaagaaaaaaaaggggtggGGCTACGAGACTAAAGTTGAAATTATACACAGGAAATGCAAAAATTTAATTTATGTAATAGTTATCTTGATGTATAACCCCCATATTACTAACACTACAGCTCCTTCTattggatgtataacacaaccccctactactactactactacagctattgTGGTTCTATacacaacccactactactacagctacttTGGTTCTATacacaacccactactactacacctATGGTGGTTCTATACACAACCCACTTCTACTGCAGCTATTGTGGTTCTATACAcattccactactactacagttaTTGTGGTTATATacacaacccactactactacagctccatgtAGTGAATGtatactacaactattactacatCTCTATCTCGTGGATGTATAACAGaaccccctactactactactactactactactactactactactactaatactactactactactactactactaatactactactactactacagctacaaATAGCGGTTCTATacacaacccactactactacagctccatgtatactactactacaacatctCTATCTAGTGGATACATAAACAACCCTCGACtaccacagctccatctagtggatgtataacacaaccccctactactactaccacagctACAAATAGTGGTTCTATACAtaacccactactactacagctctatgtatactactactacagctctatgtatactactactacagctctatgtatactactactacagctctatgtatactactactactacagctctatgtatactactactacagctctatgtatactactacagctctatgtatactactactactactacagctatatatatactactactacagctctatgtatactactactacagctctatgtatactactactacaactacattaTCCATTGGATGCATAAACAACccccaactactactactgtgtcTCATAGCAAATTTTAAGACAGCCCTTTCATTCCAACGTTTTATACATAATACTACAATTTCCATCTCACAATATTATGACTTTAATCTTCTAATTATGACTTTTAGTCCTATATTTTTCTTACTATGACCCCAAAAGTAGTCATTTTTAGCTCACCTGCACAAGTTCATCTCCAATTACGACTCTGGTGGTGGTCAGCACCTTGTTGTTGTCCTTGCGGGTGAATTTTCCTTTCAACGTGTCCCCGTCCAGTTCCCATGTTCCCTAtacaacccacacacacacacacacatacaggccattattttgaaaagaaaaccaCTTCCTCTTTtgctaactaccacagcacacCGGGGAACTCACCGAGACTTCAGTGCCGTCAGCCAGGCTGTAGTCGAAAGGCGTCCCCAGCGTGAAGTGGATGTCCTTCGTGCGGAAGGTGCTGGACTCTTTAATTTGAAAATCCTTGCCATTTTGCTGGATGCTAATTTTTAGGTTGTCATGCTCGGCTAGCTTGCGCTTCATTACGTTGATGCCTGCGGGGAAAGAATGGCTTCCTATTAGACTTAGTAGTCACATATTTTCATACAAAACAGTacccaggtgtcaaagtggtggcccgggggccatatctggcccgccgcttaattttttgcggcccgggaaagtcaatcatgagtttcttttttaggatccaattaaaatgaagagtaagatgtatattaaattaaatgattttcctcctttagaatcaataattgtatttttttaaatcatttttttcagtttttagttcaaaaataatttttaaatctaaaaatatattttaaaaagctagaaaaaacggaatattcggggcttttaattcaattctgttttagaatcaaattaaaatagtaaaaatagtaGTATAATAGTAAGAATAGTAGTATAGTAAAactgtatattacatttcctgatttccccctttttaaattaataattgtaatattttaatctattttttctgttttttttgttcaaaaataattttgtaaactcTAAAAATCCATCATAAAacatctcaaataaacattgttttagatctataaaaaatggaatattcagggcttttaatccagtgctatttattttaagacaattttttttgttgataattttctcatttttgtgttgtttcacatctttcatacaaaattggtacattttgaccaattttaaagggtttagttggcagTTTTGTGAGGACCGTGAAACAAATTagtgaatttacatataaagtacacctctacttacaaaatagtagaggtacgactactTACTTTTTTAAAGGTATACCGCTCCAATTCGCCACTCACCCATTTTTTCCATGAAGGCATCGTAATTCTCGCCGCTTTCCACCTTCCAAGTTCCGTCAAAAGCCATGGCTGCAGTCGGGGGGCAATGCGGCGATTTTTTTAGACCGTGGGACCGAGAACTCGGGGGTCCACCTCGGTTTATATACCCTAGCAGCCCCCACCCTACCCTCGCGTGAtgcgtttttttgtgtaaatgtaCGGCCATCCATCGCCGCCCTGAAACACTACCGCACTGTTCTCGCCAAAGTAAAAGCGAAGGACAAGGGTGGGCTTTTGTTTGGCGGGGGGGTGGCGGCGGGTGGGGGCGTGGGGGGGCAGTCGGTCAGCTGAGGCCCCCTTTTTGTTCCTCTCTGGCCTTTTCAAACTGTGCTTGTGACCGGCATGGAAATGAGTGTGAATCTCAGACTGGCAAAAGTCCAAGTTGTTGTGAGACGGAGGGACGGTATTCACGCTATTTCAGTCGCCTTGGAGTTGGGGTTCAATGGGtttaatctgtaaaaaaaatgggtcaaatgGTGATTTTTTAACTGTGTTTCTTGAGAAAATGGACCTTAAAAATAGACCACGCCCCCAAAAATTGGACGtccaaaggcagccaatgagttcccTATAAAGCAGCTGTTTACAAACTACAACTTTGACTCATTATCCAGCAAATGATAAAAAGTTAATTGAAAATGGTCCACaagaaccgtattttcacgactataaggcgcactgcactataaggcgcaccctcaatgaatgacattttttccatatataaggcgcactggattataaggcgcaccctcaatgaatggcacattttaatgttttccatatataaggcgcactggattataagccgccctgtctattttggaaaaaaatctatgacttaagtgcgccttatagtcgtgaaaatacagtacgttttttttaaggattttttgtttttattctgcgtggaggccactattggttgaagtactatgtttattcaatatatttttttgcatttattagtgtcagtacagattttgttgttttccagccttattctatttcaaacttgactgtagaagctaaataccgtatttttcataaataaggcgcaccacattataaggcgcaccctgaatgaatggcacattttaattttttccatatataaggcgcactggattataaggcgccctgtctattttggagaaaatttaagacttttaagtgcgccttatagtcgtgaaaatacggtatcttaATTCCAACATACATTTTGTTGCAGTTCTTAACACAAGAGGGAGCTATTCACTTAAACATGTGAACAGGTGAAAAGGTTTCATGTTGAGGCTAATGTGTAgaatttcactattttgtaaatattttctttgtttacatgattatgttttagtattttaatgacgaaaatgtatttttttggaatattatttggtttattctgttttttgtaGCTAAATATTAGCTAATCTGTAGCTCATTTACTTCCATTGAAAGACATTGACAACAAATCCAATTGGAATGCCGTCATTGcgtcattgattcattttgtgttggccactagagggcagtaaAGGTAAGTTTCTGAGtcttctttatatattttttttatatctcgaCTAATGTACATATTTGGGTGTTAGCATACCCGCATGCCTCCAACCCGGGTTGACAAATGGTCCACCACTCACGGACCCTCATCCCCGATTTGCCATGCTTCTCTTGGGATTCACTATTTGGATTGCGCGACTTGGGGAGAAATGATGATTACTGTATCCCGATAATGGCAgaagattattattatatctcGTTTTGGCAAAAATTGCACGGCTGTCAAAATTGCGGCACGCGGCTGGATCGACCCTgtgacattattttttgtgttgccTGGCAGCCAAATcgtctgtgtatgtatgtgtatatatgtgaatatgtatgtatatctacacacatacacacaaacatatgcacacatatacacatttacacacatacacacaaacatatgcacacatatacacacatttacacacatacacacaaacatatgcacacatatacacacatttacacacatacacatacatacacatacatacacatacatacacatacatacacatacatacacatacatacacatacatacacatacatacacatacatacacatacatacacatacatatataaatatacatatacacatacacatataaagatatacacatatacatataaatatacatatacacatacacatatacatataaagatatacacatatacatataaatatacatatacacatacacatacacatatacatataaagatatacacatatacttatgtacacatacacaaatatatacacacatttactcacatacacatacacatatacatataaagatatacacatatacacatgtacacatacacaaatatatacacacatttactcacatacacatagatacacatacacatacacatatatacacatgtacacatacacacacacgtatacacattcacatacacatacacatgcacataaacacatacacatatatacatatacacatacacatacacatatacacatatacacatatacacatatacacatatacacatatacacgtatacccatatacccatatacccatatacccatatacccatatacacatatacccatatacacatacacatacacatacatatatacacatgaatataaatgtgtgtatatactgtattagcccgaatataagacgaccccctctTTTTCAATACTCAAGTTTGAAAGAAACACTTTTTCTATGctaaattcaatgtttctacagaAAATAAAGACAGTACATCCGAAACAAATAATTATAACAAtaaatttgagagaaaaaggcATGTTATTCTGCCTCATCCTAATCATGCAAAAACTCACTGAACATTTAAATAAGTAAACTAAAGTACAATCGCTTTTAAAGTAATAGTTTCTGGTGTTTTTTCACTGTAAATTCACCCATTTAATGTGGCATTCTGTAGTGGTTTTACTGCAACACACTATTTTAAGGGGCGGAGCAACATATGGCTCGGCGAACAAAAGGTGATTAAACCGTCCCCCGCAATTACAGTACGCCAGGTGTAAGGTGACGACCCACCCGCCGTGGCCACAGGAAGATTGTGAGACCAAAATCTTCCCAGCCAATCACGACGCTTTCACCATTTCTAAGCTGCTAATTGGCGGGTGCGCTCGCTTTGCTCACTCTCACGTCTCTTTTGTTTCGGACAAACAAAAGCGCCCACAGCGAGGGTCAACGCGACATTTCCCATGACCTTTTTGCTCCGTTTTTGGCGCATTACAGTAAAAGCGGGAAGGCCAATTTAACCAACGAGGTGCACCTTGATAATGATGATTATCTGACAATATGGCGAAACGTTAGCCAAGAAATCCTTACACAGTATTTAGTTAAATAACGCCCCGCCCACTTCAAACAGATGGGATGTGAATAGCAGCTGATGAGTTAATTATGGGGgcattttgtgttattttctgttgatttttgttcacttcctgtcgatttttgggtcacttcctgtcgatTTTTGGGGCACGCTCGTGTCACTTCCTCTCGATTCTTGGGGCACGTTCGGGTCACTTCCTTTCGATTTTTGGGGCAtctttgggtcacttcctgttgattcttGGGGCACattcgggtcacttcctgtcaattTTTGGGGCATGTTTGGGTCACTTGCTGTTGATTCTTGGGGCATGTTCGAGTCACTTCCTGTCAAATTTTGGGGCACgttcgggtcacttcctgtcaattTTTGGGGCatgtttgggtcacttcctgttgattcttGGGGCATgttcgggtcacttcctgtcaaatTTTGGGGAACgttcgggtcacttcctgtcgatTTTTTGGGCATgttcggg
It contains:
- the LOC144213913 gene encoding fatty acid-binding protein, intestinal-like, which codes for MAFDGTWKVESGENYDAFMEKMGINVMKRKLAEHDNLKISIQQNGKDFQIKESSTFRTKDIHFTLGTPFDYSLADGTEVSGTWELDGDTLKGKFTRKDNNKVLTTTRVVIGDELVQSLNYEGVDAKRTFKRQ